aacaagcaattacacctctattacacttgaataccatagatcaaatatatttacctcAGTAGTATCATCAacacttacctgactggatgaagtccctggcctcaaatactagtgtggcctcaatagccctgctgtagtgtgtagcatgctggcaaTTATCTGGGCATGTGATAGAGGAATGCACAGtgaagggttgaaattctactgaatttgcattaaatcaggttgttttagctaataatcatgctgcaagatctagcatgttgcattcattgTTTATTCCCGTTAATGTCTTGTTAATTctcatggaaagtttccaacttcgAATATTTccagaattttgcaaccctatttTTGTACGATCATTATCATGCATCCCTATTTATTACGTTAAAAAATTAGTTTTCTCTGACTTATAATACACTGTTCAAAATTTCCCCATGATGTCTTGCACAGATAGAGAtgagactttttgcatttgataAAGACATTTTATATATTGCACAAGCAAGGCACACACTATGATGGAAAGAAAAGAAGTGTAAAAGATTCAAACAAATTAAAttctaaaacaaataaaaatatttaatggataatgataatagtaatgtAGTAGTTTTCTTAAACTTCTaagtatgcattcatttcagtttgtcttAAGTGCTTTGCcacagtcaggaagtagtctttgccatttttcatcacacaccagctgtttgaacatgcatctttgttgtagtttccaTTGACAcatttgaaggtgttgaaatgGCAGATAATAAACAGTAGCATGTATGTATATAgcatatccaatgtaaattagcattagcatttaagGCAATTCAGTACCCGGTAGTACCAGTTTaactttttaaacacacacacacttactaggCGTGCATGCGTGCCAGCCAAAGGTGCCTTATTGCGGTGAAGCTTgccaatattaacattgctgtatgtatacttttgaccaagcacatttgctcacattttcagtagagccataataaattcataaaacaaccaaacttcattaatgttttttgtgaccaacaaatatgtgctccaatcactacatcacaaaaaaataaaagttgtataaatgattggaaactccagacagccatgacattatgttatttacaagtgtacataaacttttgatcgcgactatatatatatatatatatatatatatatatatgtgtatgtatatatatatatactgtatatatattaggggtgtgggaaaaaatcgatttgaatacgaatcgcgattctcacgttgtgcgattcagaatcaattctcattttttttttaaatcgattttttttaattttttttttttttaatcaaaccaacaaaccactacacatcaataccataacaatgcaatccaattccaaaaccaaacctgacccagcaacattcagaactgcaataaacagagcaattgagaggagacacaaacacaacacagaacaaaccaaaagtagtgaaacaaaaatgaatataatcaacaaaagtatcaatattagttataatttcagcatagcagtgattaaaaatccctcattgacattatcattaaacatttataaaaaataaaaaaaaagaacaatagtgtcacagcggcttacacttgcatcgcatctcataagctggacaacacactgtgtccaatgttttcacaaagataaaataagtcatatttttggttcgtttaatagttaaaacaaatttacattattgcaatcagttgataaaacattgtcctttacaattataaaagcttttttttttttaaaaatctactactctgctagcatgtcagcagactgcggtaaatcctgctgaaatcctatgtattgaatgaatacagaatcgttttgaatcggaaaaatatcgtttttgaatcgagaatcgcaaccccaataatcgatattgaatcgaatcgtgggacacccaaagatttgcagccctaataatcTACATTCTTGTACGACAACAGAATGGttagcagaacagaaggcagaggaaacaACACGATTGGATTTAGtatttgctagttgaactttacaCATCACAAAAAAGGTCAATTTGGATCGttaacgttgttagcataaagtaatgggatttaacatagtctgctggagtagtctacagtcatacagAAACAAGAAATTTCACCTCTATTACTTTTAAATACCATAGATCacatatatttaccccagtagtatcatcaacacttacctgactggatgaagtccttgggctcaaacactagtgtggcctcaatagccctgctgtagtgtgtagcatgctgagTATTATGTGTGCacgtgatggaggaatgcacagtgaagggttgaaattctactgaatttgcatgaaatcaggttgttttagctaacagtcatgctgcaagatctagcatgttgcattcaatgtttattaattAATTCTCAttgaaagtttccaactttgaatattcccggaattttgcaaccttATTCTTGTACGATCATTaacatgcatccatgtttatgttGCAAAATTAGTTTTCTTTGACTTATAATACACTGTTCAAAATTTCCCCATGATGTCTTGCACAGATAGAGAtgagactttttgcatttgataAAGACATTTTATATATTGCACAAGCGAGGCACACACtatgatggtaaaaaaaaaaaaagtgtaaaaaaaattctaacaAATGAAATTCTAtaacaaacaaaatatttaatagataatgataataataatgttgtagTTTTCTTAAACTTCTAAGTAGGCATTCATTTCTGTTTGTCTTAGGTGCTTTTCcacagtcaggaagtagtctttgccattttcTAACACACACCAGCTATTTAAACatgcatctttgttgtagtttccattgacacatttggaggtgttgaaatggcAGATACTAACCGGTAGCATATATGTGTATGGCATatacaatgtaaattagcattagcTTGTAAGGCAAATCAGTACCTGTCAGTACCAGTTTAACTTTTCAAGCTAAAAGTACCATCGATAGTCAGACACACAcctactaggtgtggtgaaattattctctgtatttgacccatcgtccttgttcaccacctgggaggtgagaagagcagtgagcagcagtgggaggctgtgcccgggaatcatttttggtgatttaacccccaattccaatccttgatatacagtatatatatagagtAGTAACCTAGTAGATATAGGAATATCATTTATATTCCAATAGTTTGCCATGATGTTGTTGCTTGTGGGTAAAAGTCAAAGTAAAAATGATCCCTCAGCCTCCAAGGCGGTGGATTGTCTGCTGGACTCCAAGTGGGCCAAAGCCAAGAAGGGAGAAGAGGCGCTCTTCACCAGCAGAGACTCCGTGCTGGACTACTGCAACAGGTCAGCTCTCAGGGACAACACTGGCATGGAGAAGGTAGCCTCAGGTCaaccacgtgtgtgtgtgtgtctactttACACGtacgcctgtgtgtgtgtgtgtgtgttcctctgCAGACTTCTCAAGAAGCAGTTCTTCCAGCGTGCTCTGAAAGTGATGAAGAAGAAGTCAGAGAAGGACAAGAAGACCAAGGGGGACAGCGGCAAAGAGGAGGAAAAGAAAGCGAaggagaagaacaagaagaaggagGCGGACACGGGCAGCGAGAGCAAGAAGGACACTAAAAGCGTACGTTTGAAGACGTCGGCTTCTCCCGTCCCGAAGAGCGCCAAAGTAAGTTTGTGTGGTTGCAGGATGATAGTCCAGGAAGTCCCAAAAAGAAGaaagaggtgaagaagaagttcAAGCTGGAGCTGCACGAGGATCAAATGTTCCTGGATGGAAACGAGGTAGGCGGGCGCCGAACATGACACCTGCGTTACTGTACATCCGGGAGTAGTGATGTCCCATAATATCAGaccataaatgctttaaaattttaTATCATAAATGATCGGTTTCAAAGTTATCGGTATCAGTAAAATTGATGACATTTTAAAACGCCGCTCTACGGAGTGGTActcggacatagggagaagtacaaagcaccaataaaccttaaaggcactgccttcgcgtgctggcccagtcacataatatctacggctttacacacacacaagtgaatgcaatgcatacttggtcaacagccatacaggtcacactgagggtggccgtatacacaacttgaacactgttaaaagaatgcaccacactgtgaacccacaccaaacaagaatgacaaacacattttgggagagcatcgacaccgtaacacaacacaaacaccacagaacaaatacgtggacccccttgcagcactagttCTTCCGgcacgctaaaatatacaccccacccacctcaacctcctcatgcgctctcagggagagcgtgtcccaaattccaacctGCTTATGAGGCATATtaataaaataatgcactttgtgacttcaataataaatatggcagtgccatgttggcattttttttttctccagaaCTTGaggtgatttattttggaaaaccttgttagattgtttaatgcgttcagcggggcatcacaacaaaatgaggcataataatgtgttcattccaccactgtatatatcggtatcggttgatatcggcatTGGTAATTGGACAATATCAGGTATcagcaaaaaatccattatcATCCATGTCTACCCATGAGCATCCATTGTCTTCCTCAGGTCTACGTGTGGATTTACGACCCCGTGCCCTTCAAGTCCTTCGCCATGGGGCTGATCCTGGGTCAGTTGCCCACACCTGACCACGGTGTACTTTGACCTTTCCCACGTGTGTCTGATTGTGTTGTCGTTGGCAGTCATCGCCGTCATCGCCGCCACGCTCTTCCCGCTGTGGCCGGCAGAAATGCGCGTGGGCGTGTACTACTTGAGCGTCGCCGCCGGATGCTTCGTGGCCAGCATTTTTCTCCTGGCTGTCGGTAAGAAGGCGGGAATATCAAAATGTTCTAGAAAGGAGCAAATAGTTAACCAGTTTAGGACTGCTAAtctaaaattaaaatattaacaaaaatgttcatattttaaccagagggacggcgtggctcagttgggagagtggccgtgccagcaacctgagggttcctggttcgatccccaccttctaccaacctcgtcacgtccgtcatgtccttgagcaaggcacttcacccttgctcctgatgggtggtggttagggctttgcatggcagctcctgccatcagtgtgtgaaagtggaaatagtgtccttggaggtagaaaagcactctacaagaataaaatagaatagaatagaaagtactttattgatccctgggggaaattcagcaccacagttcgctcacaatagacaataaacactttgtattttttacatgtgaataatataaatacagtctattacacagcattattcacatgtgaataatgtattacacagcattattcacacatgaataatataaatacagtattacaccgcattattcacatgtgaataatataaacacagtctattattcaacattattcacatgtgaataatatactcTATTATAATAATGTGAATAATGTTTTACACAgaattattcacacgtgaataatataaatacagtattacactgcatttaatataaatacagtattatacagcattattcacatgtgaataacattaatacaatctattatacagcattattcacttgtgagtaataaatacagtattattcacacgtgaatattagtctattatacagcattatttacatgtgaataatataaatacagtctattagatagcattattcacatgtaaataatataaatacagtattattcacatgtgaataatttattacacagaattattcacacgtgaataatataaatacagtattacactgcatttaatataaatacagtctattagatagcattattcacatgtaaataatataaatacagtattattcacatgtgaataatgtattatacagcattattcccacattaataatataaatacagtctaataaacagcattattcacttccGGATAACATAACGACAATCTcgtatacagcaatattcacttgtgaataatataaatacagtaatattcacatgtgaataatatagtctattatacagcattattcacatgtgaataatataaatactctATTATAATAATGTGAATAatgtattacacagcattattcacatgtgaataatataaatacagtattacaacgcattcacacgtgaataacaaatacagtctattatacagcattatccacatgtgaataacatgaatacagtattatacacgtgaataacatattacaatctattatacagcattattcacttgtgagtaatataaatacagtattattcacatgtgaataatatagtctattatacagcattatttacatgtaaataatataaatacagtattattcacatgtgaataatttattacacagaattattcacacgtgaataatataaatacagtattacactgcatttaatataaatacagtctattagatagcattattcacatgtaaataatataaatacagtattattcacatgtgaataatgtattatacagcattattcccacatgaataatataaatacagtctaataaacagcattattcacttccGGATAACATAACGACAATCTcgtatacagcaatattcacttgtgaataatataaatacagtaatattcacatgtgaataatatagtctattatacagcattattcacatgtgaataatataaatactctATTATAATAATGTGAATAatgtattacacagcattattcacatgtgaataatataaatacagtattacaacgcattcacacgtgaataacaaatacagtctattatacagcattatccacatgtgaataacatgaatacagtattatacacgtgaataacatattacaatctattatacagcattattcacttgtgagtaatataaatacagtattattcacatgtgaataatatagtctattatacagcattatttacatgtgaataatataaatacagtgtattatacagcattattcacatttgaataatgctgtatattaactatattattcacgtgtgaataatagacatacttttacagtacatgtacagtaaaaggaacatatgcattatagagTGTAATGGCTGTCTGTATGTTGCATTCAAGCCAGAATATCTGATCCATTCTAAGAGTTATTCTCCTTCCTCAGCTCGCTGCATCCTCTTCCTCTTCATCTGGATGGTGACCGGCGGCCGCCATCACTTCTGGTTCCTTCCCAACCTGACAGCCGACGTGGGCTTCATCGACTCCTTCCGCCCGCTCTACACCCACGAGTACAAAGGCCCGCGGGGCGGCGCCAAGAAGGGCGGCAAGGACGAGGGCCAGAAATCCGACAGCGACGACAAGTCCGACAGCGAGAAGaaagacgaggaggaggaggaagaggaagagggggAGGAGGTAAAAGAGGCGGGGCTAGAGGACACAGACAGCGACCGCAGGGAGGAAGAAGGCTCGCAGCACAGCAACGGCAACGACTTTGAGATGATCACCAGAGATGAACTGGACCAGCACACGGAAGAGGACGAGGAGAACCAAGAACCAGGAGACAGTGACACGGACCTTCAGACATAAACTTCCTCTTCCTCCCTCCCACTAAATGTCCACCTCACAGCTCCAGGACTGAAATAACTAAGAAAAGGTTTGATCTCTTCTTGACAATATTTGCTTTGATTCCTTCGGTGTCACGGCGAGACAAAACCAGGGACCAAACTATGCTGGGCTTTTTCCACACCAAGTAGTTAAGTTTGGTGGGAAAGTCCAAGTCCGGTTTGAAGGTGCCAAATGGGCTGGGAATGTGACAAAGAGCACAGTTGCCACAATGAAAATTGATcatttttaacaatgaatacaaaggcctactgaaacccacgcagtctgatagtttatatatccatcatgaaatattaacattgcaacacatgccaatatggccacgttactttaataaattgcaattttaaatttcccgccaaatGTCGTGTTGAAATCGTCACGGCATGACGACGCGTGCGTGTGAagtctcaggttgtagcggacactattttccagcccgatcccagctataagtagtctgctttaatcgcatgattacacagtattctggacatctgtgttgcaatttgttcaattaataatgaagacgtcaaagaagaaagatgtaggtgggaagcctttagccacacaaacatagccggtgtttccttgttaaaaattcccgaaggtgaagctttactatggatcagagcggtcaagaaaacattgatcccgactacatgtcaaccggcagtatttcagtgagaaaattgtggtaataagtcggctcgtaCCGTAGTTATGAGTGTAGTTatggcgtcctcctgcagcagctgcggactattacctcctcccacctgagacactggcggtcaccacactcatggccacacccctccgactgtcaggtactatataatctcactaaaacactagcaacacaatcagttaagagattttccagaattatcctagtaaatttgtctaataacactgccctgtcattttttttttctagtccttccctctcaatatcctcatccacaaatctttcatcctcgctcaaattaatggggaaatcgttgctttctcagtccgaatcgctctcgctgctggtggccatgattgtaaacaaagtggggatgtgaagagctccacaacccgtgacatcacgtgcacatcgtctgctacttccggtacaggcaaggcttttttagtgaccaaaagttgcgcactttatggtggatgttctctactaagtcctttcagcaaaaatatggcgaaatgatcaagtatgacacataaatggagctgctatccccttttgaataagaaagtctcatttcagtaggcctttaagcaaacaATTATGCATACCATGTCTGCCTCCTGTCTTCTACTCTATTAGGAGCGTGTATTCCCTGTCTACTTTTTCTTTTTGTATCAATTCATTTAGTTCCTCCCTCTTTTtaatttattccacttttttataAGTTTATTAATTCTGACATCTGCCTCTCTCCTACTCTCGTACATCATTTAttagtactgtatgtatatatatttacacctgCTGCCTGTCATCACACACTTCTGCCAGCAGGGGGCGACACACACCCGTAGACGTCGATGTTTTTTGTCTTCTAGTCAGCATTACTCTCTTCATGCAATACTAGTAgtattgttgtaaaaatgtgataAAAGGACAAAAAGCATGCTGAGGTGTGCCTGCCGCAGCTCACAATAAAGCAGCAAAAACTCTTTAACGTGTCTTTTATTTCCAGCCTGTCAGTGAAGGTGAGGTCAAGTTTGTGTTTGAAAATATACAAAAACTACATGAAAGAACTGACCTAAAATACTTTTTTacatgaatataaacatgaatCTTTGTCACTTTGGAATGTAAAGGTTTGGGAGGTAAATACCACATGGACACACGGCGGGTGTCTGGCTCAGCACGCAGGGGATTTGGCGGGTTCAGTTCTCTGTGTCCGAGGAGTCCGAGGTCTCGGCCAGACGGGTCTGCCGCTTGCGTACGTTCCAGTGCAGACACTGTGCCAGGCTCTCGAACCAGTCGTAGACCAGGTCGTGGCAGCAGATGGACGGCACCGGGTAGCACGATGTGGTGATCTTGATGCTGAGGGGACCAGAAACAAGGTCATGTGAAGACCAGAATGATAGAAGAAAGGTTTCATCATTTTGGAGACGGTGTGACTTagttgggggagtggccgtgccagcgacctgagtgttcctggttcaatccccaccttcttagTGAAGATCCCCCTaacactctaaaccaggggtcaccaacctttttgaaagcaagagctacttcttgggtactgattaatgctatgggctaccagtttgatacacacttaaataaattgccagaaatagccaatttgctcaattttcctttaataaataaatctatatatataaaaatgggtatttctgtctgtcattccgtcgtacatttttttccttttacagaaggtttttttgtggaaaataaatgatgaaaaaacacttaattgaacaatttaagaggagaaaaacgaaaaaaatgaaaattacattttgaaacagtttatcttcaatttcgacgctttaaaattccaaattcaaccgacacaaaacagacaaaaactagctaattcgaatctttttgaaaaaagaatttatggaacatcattagtaaattttcctgattaagattaattttacaattttgatgacatgttttaaatatgttaaaatgcaatctgcactttgttagaatatataacaaattggaccaagctatatttctaacaaagacaaatcattatttcttctagattttccagaacaaaaattttaaaagaaattcaaaagactttgaaataagatttaaattttattctacagattttctagatttgccagaataatttttttgaattttaatcaggaaaagtttgaaaaaatatttcacaaatattctttgtcgaaaaaacagaagctaaaatgaagaattaaattaaaatgtatttattattctttacaaaaaaaaaaaagtacttaaacattgatttaaatcgtcaggaaagaagaggaaggaatttaaaaggtaaaaaggtatatgtttttaaaaatcctaaagtcatttttaaggttgtattttttctctaaaattgtctttctgaaaattataagaagcaaagtaaaaaaattaatttattcatttaaacaagtgaggacaaagtctttaaaatattttcttggattttcaaattctatttgagttttgtctctcttagaattaaaaatgttgagcaaagcgagaccagcttgcgggtaaataaataacatttaaaaaatggaggcagctcactggtaagttttgctatttgagctatttttagaacaggccagcgggcgactcatctggtccttacgggcgacctggtgcccgcgggcacggtgttggtgacccctgctgtaaagttaCACAACTTTCACAGAGCACATGCTAACAATAGTTTGTCTACTTTTTATAAATGCTAGACCCAAATTGAATGTTTTAAGCAAATAATTTTAGACT
The DNA window shown above is from Nerophis ophidion isolate RoL-2023_Sa linkage group LG14, RoL_Noph_v1.0, whole genome shotgun sequence and carries:
- the sec62 gene encoding translocation protein SEC62 yields the protein MAERRRHKKRIQEVCELTKEEKVVAKHLRFNCPTKSTTMMGHQKVDYFIASKAVDCLLDSKWAKAKKGEEALFTSRDSVLDYCNRLLKKQFFQRALKVMKKKSEKDKKTKGDSGKEEEKKAKEKNKKKEADTGSESKKDTKSDDSPGSPKKKKEVKKKFKLELHEDQMFLDGNEVYVWIYDPVPFKSFAMGLILVIAVIAATLFPLWPAEMRVGVYYLSVAAGCFVASIFLLAVARCILFLFIWMVTGGRHHFWFLPNLTADVGFIDSFRPLYTHEYKGPRGGAKKGGKDEGQKSDSDDKSDSEKKDEEEEEEEEGEEVKEAGLEDTDSDRREEEGSQHSNGNDFEMITRDELDQHTEEDEENQEPGDSDTDLQT